In the genome of Thunnus maccoyii chromosome 15, fThuMac1.1, whole genome shotgun sequence, one region contains:
- the LOC121913203 gene encoding uncharacterized protein LOC121913203 codes for MPDTQLCLEALSALSGCKVELTSGTSQLSPQDFVNIVALKEFLKQEGFKELDYPSLGTLSLQDLDDQDMYSSPLALTEAPVDQPTTVKINPQDFFHPQYDYDFTKIKDGDTKFLRGNEQYRRPCGWNRLALRVTQKYDGGDGWLGTGKDAWPVSYQGYNMDGSLGIILTRGDSSEDEPKFLDAAAASLTTGETRGRGVYSTPDIKMAQKYCRKFKSKVDGKTYEVVLQNRINPEKRTKCQREDVWLVYIPESYGPVQTRAVVQESIRPYGLLLKQV; via the exons ATGCCGGACACCCAGCTTTGTCTGGAGGCCTTGTCAGCTCTCTCCGGCTGCAAAGTCGAGCTGACTAGCGGAACCTCGCAGCTCAGCCCGCAGGACTTCGTCAACATCGTGGCCCTTAAGGAGTTCTTAAAGCAGGAGGGGTTCAAGGAGCTGGACTACCCCAGTTTGGGGACGCTCTCCCTGCAGGACCTGGACGACCAGGACATGTACTCCTCCCCGCTGGCGCTGACCGAGGCCCCCGTAGACCAACCAACCACGGTGAAGATCAACCCGCAGGACTTCTTTCATCCGCAATACGACTACGACTTCACCAAAATAAAG GATGGCGACACCAAGTTCCTGCGTGGTAACGAGCAGTACCGGCGCCCCTGCGGATGGAACCGGCTCGCCCTGCGGGTCACGCAGAAGTACGACGGAGGAGACGGCTGGCTCGGGACGGGGAAGGACGCCTGGCCCGTCTCCTACCAGGGATACAATATGGACGGCTCCCTCGGCATCATCCTGACCCGCGGCGACAGCTCCGAAGACGAACCCAAGTTCCTGGACGCAGCCGCCGCCTCTCTGACCACCGGGGAGACCCGGGGCAGAGGGGTCTACTCCACGCCAGACATCAAGATGGCGCAGAAGTATTGCAGGAAGTTCAAGTCCAAAGTGGACGGGAAGACGTATGAGGTGGTTCTGCAGAACCGGATCAACCCAGAGAAGAGGACGAAGTGCCAGAGAGAGGACGTGTGGTTGGTTTACATCCCTGAGAGCTACGGCCCCGTCCAGACCAGGGCCGTGGTGCAGGAGTCCATCCGTCCGTACGGCCTGCTGCTGAAGCAGGTGTGA